A single genomic interval of Drosophila virilis strain 15010-1051.87 chromosome 2, Dvir_AGI_RSII-ME, whole genome shotgun sequence harbors:
- the LOC138910967 gene encoding uncharacterized protein codes for MKFLVLLFLVVAMVSQQVSAAGSVVSAIDNDANSIAQAAASAGESILSDGATFGKDVASVGEGIFSDGATFGKNVAKSASSLGKGILSDGATFGKNVASAAVQAADNIANLF; via the exons ATGAAGTTCCTAGTGCTCCTCTTCCTGGTGGTGGCCATGGTCAGCCAACAAGTGTCCGCCGCCGGCTCCGTTGTCTCAGCTATTGACAATGATGCCAATAGCATTGCCCAGGCCGCTGCCAGTGCGGGTGAGAGTATTCTCTCGGACGGTGCCACCTTTGGCAAGGACGTGGCCAGTGTGGGTGAGGGCATTTTCTCGGATGGGGCCACCTTTGGCAAGAACGTGGCCAAATCTGCGTCCAGTTTGGGCAAGGGCATTCTCTCGGACGGTGCCAC CTTTGGAAAAAATGTGGCCAGTGCAGCTGTTCAAGCCGCCGATAATATTGCCAACTTGTTCTAA